The stretch of DNA GTAATTAAGGCAGACGGTTTCATAAAGAGGGAACTATGGCGGCTAACGACACAATTGCAGACATGCTGACGCGTATTCGGAATGCAAATCTAGCGCGGCATCAGACTACAGAGGTTCCGGCAACTAGAATGACTCAAAATATTGCCAAAGTCCTCAAAAGTGAAGGTTTCATCTCTGACTTCGAAGAAGTTGGTGACGGGGTTCAGCGACATTTAGTCATTGCCCTGAAATATAAAGGAAAAAATCGTCGACCGATTATTACAGGCTTAAGACGGGTTAGCAAGCCAGGTTTGCGTGTCTACTCCAATCGTAGAGAACTACCGCGAGTGCTAGGCGGCATTGGCATTGCGATCATTTCTACTTCAAGCGGCATTATGACGGATCGTGAGGCACGTCGTAGTGGTGTTGGCGGCGAAGTGCTTTGCTATGTTTGGTAAGCCAATCTACCAAGCAGAATCTTGTCGAGATGTACGGGAAACCCTAGATCCTGTTCATCTACATCAACCAGGAGTATTCAGTCATGTCTCGCATTGGTAAGCGTCCCATTAGTATTCCTCAGAAAGTGACTGTCACAATTGAGGGGCAACAAGTTGCCGTTCAAGGCCCAAAAGGTGAACTTTCTAGGACTCTACCGAATGAAGTGATTGTAGAGCAGGAAGGTGAAACCCTGCTAGTGAAGCGTCGTGATGAATCCCGTGCGGCTCGTCAGCGTCATGGCTTATCCCGCACCCTAGTATCCAACATGGTAGAGGGTGTTTCTCAAGGGTTCCAGCGTCGTCTCGAAATTCAAGGGGTTGGATACCGCGCTCAAGTTCAAGGCCGAAACTTGATTCTGAGCGTTGGCTATAGCCATCCCGTTCAAATTGAGCCTCCCGATGGGGTTCAAATGGCCGTAGAAAACAACACTAACGTGATTGTGAGCGGTATCGATAAAGAGATCGTTGGTAACATTGCAGCACGCATCCGTGCTGTTCGTCCGCCGGAGCCTTACAAGGGTAAGGGTATTCGCTACGCAGGTGAGTTCGTCAGACGCAAGGCTGGCAAGGCAGGGAAGAAATAGATATGAAGCTTAATCGTAAAGAGTCAACACGTCGTCGGCATCGTCGAATCCGGCGAGATGTAGTAGGTACAGCAGAGCGCCCTCGGCTGTCAATTTTCCGCTCCCATCAACATATCTATGCCCAAGTTATTGATGATAGTAAGCAACGTACCCTAGCATCTGCTTCAACTTTGGAACCAGACCTGAAGACGAAGTTGTCGTCTAGCTCTACTTGTGATGCTTCTATTGAAGTCGGTAGACTAATTGCTCAGCGATCGCTAGAGCAAGGCATTAAGCAAGTAGTTTTTGATCGGGGTGGGAATCTGTACCACGGTCGCGTGAAGTCGTTAGCAGATGCAGCTCGCGAAGGTGGTCTGGACTTCTAAAGATCCTGTCATTGCTGTTAGAGCTGAAGGCCAACAATAGTCTGCTAGGTTACAAGTAGAAAGCTCAAAATTAGATATCGCTTCAGGTTATCAAAACTCAGGACAGAAACATGGCGAATCGTCGTAAAAGCAACCGCACTCGTGAAAAAGAGGCCGACTGGCAAGAGCGAGTTGTGCAAATCCGCCGCGTGACTAAAGTAGTCAAAGGTGGTAAAAAACTCAGTTTTCGTGCGATCGTCGTTGTTGGTAACGAACGAGGCCAAGTGGGTGTTGGTGTCGGTAAGGCCAGCGACGTGATCGGCGCAGTCAAGAAGGGTGTCGCTGATGGGAAGAAGCACATTGTTGAGGTACCTCTCACCAAGGCCAACTCTATTCCTCACCCCGCAACTGGCGAGGGTGGTGGAGCTAAGGTCATGATGCGTCCTGCTGCACCTGGTACTGGGGTAATTGCTGGGGGTGCTGTACGGACAGTACTAGAGCTGGCAGGCGTTCGTAATATCCTGGCGAAACAGCTAGGATCTGGTAACCCACTCAGCAATGCTAGAGCTGCTGTTGAAGCTTTGGGTACTCTACGAACCTTCTCAGAAGTGGCCGAAGAGCGGGGCATTCCCATCGAAAATCTCTACGCTTAAGCCGGACTTTAACGAACGGTTTAGCTGCTGTAGGCACGCGGCGCGATCGCGTTTATACAACTTGTTAACGGGTTTAAAATCATGAGACTAGAAGATGCTCATCCCCAGCAGGGCTCTAAGAAGCGCCGTCGTCGTATCGGGCGAGGGATTGCTGCTGGACAGGGTGCAAGCGGTGGATTTGGCATGCGCGGTCAAAAGTCCAGATCAGGAAGCAGTACGCGCCCTGGTTTTGAAGGGGGGCAAATGCCTCTCTATCGCCGCTTGCCTAAGTTGAAGCACTTTACTGTAATCAATCGTAAGCAATATACCACCATCAATGTTAGCAAGCTGGCATCTTTGCCAGCAAACACAGAAGTTAGTTTGTCTTCTTTGCTGGAAGTAGGTTTGCTAACATCCGATGATGGTCCTCTGAAGGTATTAGGGGATGGCGAACTGAATGTTTCCCTGAGAGTTCAGGCTGCAGCCTTTACACAATCTGCGAAAGCAAAGATTGAAGCTGCAGGTGGCAGCTGCGAGGCATTAGAGGCAGAATAAGGTTTAGCATGAGTGCAGAAGTAATTCGAGCCAGAGTTGCTTCTGCCGCATTGCATTTAGCTTTGTAGAGGGAGCCCTTCATGGTTGTTAGTCGGGACAAAACTCCAAGCGCCCAAGAAACTTTTGCCCAAATGGCTCAAGCTGCTGGCCTGAGAAGTCGGCTGCTTTTAACTATTGGCTTGTTAATCTTAGTTCGCTTGGGCATCTTTCTTCCAATACCAGGAATCGATCGAGTCGCATTTGCTCAAAATATTCAGAATAACCAAGCGCTAGGATTTCTAGACTTGTTCGCCGGGGGCGGACTGATGGCGCTTGGTATCTTTGCGTTAGGTATTCTACCTTTCATTAATGCTTCTATCATTTTGCAATTGCTGACGGCAGCAATTCCTGCTTTAGAAGATTTACAGAAAAACGAAGGCGAAGCTGGGCGACGCAAAATCTCTCAGATTACTCGCTACGTGGCTTTAGGTTGGGCCATTATTCAAAGTGTTGGCATCACAGTTGGTCTGATTCGACCTTATGCAGAAAACTGGGGTCCCCTGTTTGTGGTTCAAACAGTCCTAGCTTTGACCGCAGGATCGATGTTTGTGATGTGGGCGGGTGAGGTGATTACAGAGCGGGGCATTGGTAACGGCGCCTCTCTCTTGATCTTCCTTAATATTGTCTCTGGCTTACCTAGATCTTTAGGGCAGACGATTGAGCTAGCTCAAGGTGGCGATCGCAACATTGTCGGCGGTGTCATTATCTTGCTCCTGGTCTTCCTGGCGATGATTGTGGGAATTGTGTTCGTGCAAGAAGGAACACGCCGAATTCCAATCATCTCAGCTCGTCGCCAAGTAGGCCGCCGGATGTACTTAGAGAAGAGTAGCTATTTGCCGCTGCGTCTCAATCAGGGCGGTGTTATGCCAATTATTTTTGCATCCGCCGTTTTGACTCTACCTGCTTTCTTGACTCAGGTTATAAAGAACCAGGCTTTTAGTCAGTTTATTACCACCTATCTCAGTCCCACCTCTTGGTTGCATGTAGTTCTGTATCTGGTGCTCATTGTTTTCTTTAGCTATTTCTACTCTTCCTTGATCGTCAACCCTGTTGACATGGCTCAGAACCTAAAGAAGATGGGCGCTAGCATTCCAGGTATTCGTCCTGGCAGGGCTACTAGTGAGTATGTGGAACGAGTTATTAACCGTTTAACTTTCCTAGGAGCAATCTTCTTAGGTTTGGTAGCGACTATTCCTACTGCGGTTGAAAGCGCAACTCGAGTTCCTACCTTTCGAGGGTTAGGAGCAACTTCTCTGCTGATCTTAGTAGGCGTGGCGATCGACACGGCGAAACAAATTCAAACTTACGTCATCTCTCAGCGATACGAAGGAATGGTGAAGCAATAGTGACGCGATTGATCTTCCTGGGTCCACCAGGAGCTGGTAAGGGGACTCAAGCTCAAGTCTTGGCCAATCTTCTGCAAATTCCTCATATCTCTACAGGCGATATTTTGCGAGATAATGTGACTCGGCAGACCGATCTCGGTCAAAAAGCCCAGTCATACATGGACCAAGGAGAGTTAGTTCCCGATCAACTAATTCTTGACATGATCCAGGCAAGATTAAGTCAAGAGGATGCGTCATCAGGT from Trichocoleus desertorum ATA4-8-CV12 encodes:
- the rpsH gene encoding 30S ribosomal protein S8; translation: MAANDTIADMLTRIRNANLARHQTTEVPATRMTQNIAKVLKSEGFISDFEEVGDGVQRHLVIALKYKGKNRRPIITGLRRVSKPGLRVYSNRRELPRVLGGIGIAIISTSSGIMTDREARRSGVGGEVLCYVW
- the rplF gene encoding 50S ribosomal protein L6, whose amino-acid sequence is MSRIGKRPISIPQKVTVTIEGQQVAVQGPKGELSRTLPNEVIVEQEGETLLVKRRDESRAARQRHGLSRTLVSNMVEGVSQGFQRRLEIQGVGYRAQVQGRNLILSVGYSHPVQIEPPDGVQMAVENNTNVIVSGIDKEIVGNIAARIRAVRPPEPYKGKGIRYAGEFVRRKAGKAGKK
- the rplR gene encoding 50S ribosomal protein L18 encodes the protein MKLNRKESTRRRHRRIRRDVVGTAERPRLSIFRSHQHIYAQVIDDSKQRTLASASTLEPDLKTKLSSSSTCDASIEVGRLIAQRSLEQGIKQVVFDRGGNLYHGRVKSLADAAREGGLDF
- the rpsE gene encoding 30S ribosomal protein S5, with the translated sequence MANRRKSNRTREKEADWQERVVQIRRVTKVVKGGKKLSFRAIVVVGNERGQVGVGVGKASDVIGAVKKGVADGKKHIVEVPLTKANSIPHPATGEGGGAKVMMRPAAPGTGVIAGGAVRTVLELAGVRNILAKQLGSGNPLSNARAAVEALGTLRTFSEVAEERGIPIENLYA
- the rplO gene encoding 50S ribosomal protein L15, which encodes MRLEDAHPQQGSKKRRRRIGRGIAAGQGASGGFGMRGQKSRSGSSTRPGFEGGQMPLYRRLPKLKHFTVINRKQYTTINVSKLASLPANTEVSLSSLLEVGLLTSDDGPLKVLGDGELNVSLRVQAAAFTQSAKAKIEAAGGSCEALEAE
- the secY gene encoding preprotein translocase subunit SecY; the encoded protein is MVVSRDKTPSAQETFAQMAQAAGLRSRLLLTIGLLILVRLGIFLPIPGIDRVAFAQNIQNNQALGFLDLFAGGGLMALGIFALGILPFINASIILQLLTAAIPALEDLQKNEGEAGRRKISQITRYVALGWAIIQSVGITVGLIRPYAENWGPLFVVQTVLALTAGSMFVMWAGEVITERGIGNGASLLIFLNIVSGLPRSLGQTIELAQGGDRNIVGGVIILLLVFLAMIVGIVFVQEGTRRIPIISARRQVGRRMYLEKSSYLPLRLNQGGVMPIIFASAVLTLPAFLTQVIKNQAFSQFITTYLSPTSWLHVVLYLVLIVFFSYFYSSLIVNPVDMAQNLKKMGASIPGIRPGRATSEYVERVINRLTFLGAIFLGLVATIPTAVESATRVPTFRGLGATSLLILVGVAIDTAKQIQTYVISQRYEGMVKQ